In a genomic window of Sphingomonas koreensis:
- a CDS encoding helix-turn-helix transcriptional regulator: MTDPTDPDDTAVRAQKARETCPFLTTKQTAFHLGLAPSTLKGMRAEGRGPVCRLHGRAWYYHIDDIEAWSKARRKGGDHD; the protein is encoded by the coding sequence ATGACCGACCCCACCGACCCCGACGACACTGCCGTCCGCGCGCAGAAGGCGCGCGAAACCTGCCCCTTCCTCACCACCAAGCAGACCGCCTTCCATCTCGGGCTCGCGCCCAGCACCTTGAAGGGTATGCGCGCGGAAGGACGCGGGCCGGTCTGCCGCCTCCATGGTCGCGCCTGGTACTACCATATCGACGATATCGAGGCCTGGTCGAAGGCCCGGCGCAAAGGCGGCGACCATGATTGA
- a CDS encoding S26 family signal peptidase, producing MIERRDLPLFAWGEALRAAKWRRRILVRRTTLVALGCACLAATIVAPPLPRLLWNASASAPVGLYRVAPGHGVVRGDMVIARTPLPVRALAASRHYVPANVPLVKRVAGVPGDLVCAIGPEILVNGSVLATRRASDRLGRPLPWWTGCRILRNGALLLLMSDTPDSFDGRYFGPTDAADVIGKATILWTWSGGSNGG from the coding sequence ATGATTGAGCGCCGCGATCTTCCGCTGTTCGCCTGGGGCGAAGCGCTCCGTGCCGCCAAATGGCGCCGCCGGATCCTGGTGCGCCGCACGACCCTCGTCGCGCTCGGATGTGCCTGTCTCGCCGCGACCATCGTCGCGCCGCCGCTGCCGCGATTGCTGTGGAACGCCAGCGCCAGCGCGCCGGTCGGCCTCTATCGCGTTGCGCCCGGCCACGGCGTCGTCCGCGGTGATATGGTGATCGCGCGGACCCCGCTGCCCGTACGCGCGCTGGCGGCGAGCCGGCATTATGTCCCGGCGAACGTCCCGCTGGTGAAGCGCGTGGCCGGCGTGCCGGGCGACCTGGTCTGTGCGATCGGACCCGAGATCCTCGTCAATGGCAGCGTGCTCGCGACGCGGCGCGCCAGCGACCGGCTCGGACGGCCGCTGCCCTGGTGGACCGGCTGCCGGATCCTCCGCAACGGCGCGCTGTTGCTGCTGATGTCGGACACGCCGGACTCGTTTGACGGGCGCTATTTCGGACCCACTGACGCCGCGGACGTGATCGGCAAGGCAACGATCTTGTGGACTTGGTCGGGAGGTTCCAATGGTGGTTAG
- a CDS encoding lytic transglycosylase domain-containing protein, translating into MALAAWLALACPAAAQTVADWRPLTTEAAQRFGLPVAWIERVMQAESGGRTMLQGRPIVSRAGAMGLMQLMPGTWAEMRAALGLGSDPFDPRDNILAGTAYLRRMYDRFGYPGMFAAYNAGPGRYAAYLAGRQPLPGETIAYLATVGGDRQSPPAATIEPRKPTLFVVLNVRADPAAAAPAPAGELFVTLRRDRVVP; encoded by the coding sequence ATGGCGCTGGCCGCATGGCTCGCGCTGGCCTGCCCGGCGGCGGCGCAGACCGTCGCGGATTGGCGCCCGCTTACAACTGAGGCGGCGCAACGGTTCGGCTTGCCAGTCGCCTGGATCGAACGGGTGATGCAGGCGGAAAGCGGCGGCCGGACGATGCTCCAGGGGCGGCCGATCGTCAGCCGCGCCGGCGCGATGGGGCTGATGCAGTTGATGCCGGGCACCTGGGCCGAGATGCGGGCTGCGCTTGGTCTCGGCAGCGATCCATTCGATCCGCGCGACAATATCCTCGCCGGCACCGCCTATTTGCGGCGCATGTATGACCGATTCGGTTATCCGGGCATGTTCGCCGCCTATAATGCCGGACCCGGGCGCTACGCTGCCTATTTGGCGGGCCGCCAGCCGCTGCCGGGCGAGACGATCGCCTATCTGGCGACGGTGGGCGGCGATCGTCAAAGCCCGCCTGCGGCGACCATCGAACCGCGCAAGCCCACCCTCTTTGTCGTGCTGAACGTCAGGGCGGATCCAGCAGCGGCTGCTCCGGCGCCAGCCGGGGAGCTGTTCGTAACTCTGCGTCGGGACCGCGTGGTCCCCTGA